From the genome of Nicotiana tabacum cultivar K326 chromosome 17, ASM71507v2, whole genome shotgun sequence:
GtggtacctatcgagcccaccattaCTTCACACTCCGAAGACAGATGAGAAGCTTTACTTATACTTGGCGGTGTCAGAAATCATGGTAAGTGGCATcgtagttcgagaagagcaaggtacacaattttctatttattatgtaagtcggaccttaggagaggCAGAGACTAGAtacccacacttagagaaattggcactcgcactaataagcgcctctagaaagttaagaccatatttTCAAAGTCACCCCATATGCAttttaaccacttacccacttcgtaatattttgcacaaacccgaactatcgggccgattggccaaatgagccatcgaactcagtgggtacgatataaAATATCAACCTCGTACGGCCATCAATTcccaaattttagcggacttcgtggacgatttcatgccaaccctcgtacccgaagttgaaaaagaactctcGTTAAAATCGGATTTGTCGTCGGTAGTTTGGACCCTCTACACATATGGTGCGTCAAATGTGAAGGGGCCCGAGCTTGGCATCGTATTGAAACCTCCCACATGTGGCATTATTAGGAAATCCATCAAAACCAGtagattgactaacaatgaggccgaatacgaggccatgattgcaggtctcgagctagctaaaagcttgggagcagaagtcattgaagccaaatatgactctttactagtggtgaaccaagtaaacaaaactttcgaggttcgataagataggatgcaaaggtatttggacaaattacATGTAACTCTGCACCGTTTCAAAGAATGAaccctacaacatgtgcctcAAGAGCATAACAGAGAGGCCGACACACTCGCAAAtctgggatcatcggtcgaggaagataagATCGACtcgggactgtcgttcaactctcgagatctatAATCGAGAAGGGACATGCCGAGATGAATTCTACGAGCTTAAcctaggattggaggaataagtatactgaatacttaaagaacggaaaactcctatcgaaccctaaagaatcgagggttctacgaaccaaggctgctcgattcacgttggttgaaggtggaacattatacagaaggacgttcgatggaccactATCAGTATGCTTTGGGCTAGgtgacaccgattatgttttacgagaggtccacgAGGGGACTCGAGGAAACCACTCCGGCGTCGAACCACTAATTCACaaaatcatcagagcaggatactagtGGGATAACATGGAAAAgaacactaaggagtttgttcgaaagtgtgataaatgtcaaaggtttgcaccaataaCCCATCAACCTGAGAGTAGCTTCATTCAGTCAtttccccatggccattcatgaaatatgGAATAGATATtatcggccctctaccatcggccccaagtaaagctaaattcattttatttatgattgattatttctctaaataggttgaagcacaggcattcgagaatgtgagagagaaagaggttataggtttcatttgggatcacatcgtgtgtcgatttggTATACCAACAGAAATAACATGCGACAATGGTAAGCAATTTATCGGTGGTAAAGTGaaaaaattcctcgaagaccataaaataaaaaggatactgtcaacaccatatcatcctagtgggaacggactggacgaatcaacaaacaagactatcatccaaaacatgaagaaaagattgaatgaagctaaagaaaagtggagagaaattttgCCTGAAGTCCTTTGGCCATATCGGACAACATCTAAATCCGGTACGGGAGCGACTCCATTTTCCTTAGTGTATGGATCCGAAGCTTTAATTCCAGTCGGAGAACCGGTGCAAGGTTCCAATATACATCGGAAGAGTCGAActacgaggctatgaatactagcctcgaattattagatgaaaaacgagaagcggcactggttcgaatggctgcacaagaacaacgaatcgaaaggtactacaatagaagaaccaacctccgccatttcaaggccggggacttggtcctaaggaaggtcaccatcaacactcgagatcctaatgaagggaagctcggcccaaattgggaaggaccctatcaagtcctcAATATAGTCGAAAAAAGGTCTTATAAACTTGGAACAATGGATGGAAaaccattaccaaacaattggaacatatcacttctcaaacgatattattgttaaggtatgatttCCTCCTCTCTATCGTCTATATACATATATTCAACACTAACTCATTGCAGGAATTCTACAAAATACATCAAGACCTCTGGTTTTAAAGCACGCATTGTACTCTTGTTTCCCTTAATtcggattttatcccaaatgggttttccgacaaggtttttaacaaggcaataactatgtgctacctgagggcaattcaatagtatctgaggctccttcataatcaacctcgaatactggggggctatCATCAAATAAATCAAGTTCGGCACAAGAAAGTTATttttcatatcaaattcatgtcggacagggtctcgatagagaaaTGTGTAAGGGCCAAAtagtcaaaacgaaccatgcctaCGTAGTTTTGCTCGAACCCTGGCACAAGATacaaacacatgtataatgacttataaaggaAAACTTCTTCTTTTCAGATATCTCACACTTTGAAAAGATCTTCCTACTTCATGAttcaaacagtcttaaaggccaaCCACcatcaaaataattttgatacgAGCGATCAaaaaagcctacgggccacaAATACTTTGAGTTTGAGTTCAAAGCAATtgctcactcaattattaagcctaagggctatcttacttcgagttcgagcaatcactcactcgatcataaaaagcctacaaGTTatgatactttgagttcgagttcgaagcaatcactcactcaattattaagcctaagggctatcttacttcgagttcgagcaatcactcactcgatcataaaaagcctacgagATACGACACTTTAAGTTCGAGTtcgaagcaatcactcacttaattattaagcctaagggctatctcacttcgagtttgagcaatcactcactcgatcataaaatgcCTACGGGCTACGATGCTTTGATTTCGAGTTCGAAGCAATCACTTTCTcaattattaagcctaagggctatcttacttcgagttcgaacaatcactcactcgatcataaaaagcctacgggctacgatactttgagttcgagttcgaagcaatcactcactaaattattaagcctaaggtctatcttacttcgagttcgagtaatcactcactcgaccataaaaagcctacgggctgcgatattttgagttcgagttcaaagcaatcactcactcaattattaagcctaaggtctatcttacttcgagttcgagcaaccactcactcgatcataaaaagtcTACGGGCTACGATACATTAAATTAGAGTtcgaagcaatcactcactcaattattaagcctaaaggctatcttacttcgagttcgaacaaatCACTCGGCCAtaaaaagcctatgggctacggTACTTTGAGTTCGAAGTTCGAAAGagtcactcactcaattattaagccTAAGAGCTATTTTACTTTAAGTTTGAGAAAATCACTCGaccataaaaagcctacgggctacaaatattttgagttcgatcaatcactcactcgactattaagcctaagggctatgctacttcgagttcaagcaaattATATGAAGCGTAAGGGCTGTACATTTTCATAAAACACAAGTAAACAAAATCCTCAAGAATGGGAACAGAGACCagctgaaaaaaaaaaaagactttatatacataattatatttacAAAACGATCGATTAGGGCCTTACAAAGGAACCTAATTATCTACGGGAGCAGTTTTTTCTACATCGGGCTCCTCCCCACTCTGAGACCCGCTTTTGCTCCCGTCATCGTCATCGTCGTTGTCATCatcatcgtcttcatcatcaGAGGCCAAAGCCCCAGCTTCAGCTTCAAGCTCTCTTGCCTTTGTTATCTCTTCAGAAAGATCAAAGccccgagcatggatctcctcgagggtttccctccgagttTGGCATTTGGAAAATTTGGTGATCCAATATGCTCGAGTTCGAGCGGTATCGGAAACCTCTCTCGCATGGAACATAGCGACTTCAGAATTAGCTTGGTAAACGGCCACCATTGGGTCCGCATCTGTCTTTGTTTTTTCAGCCTCAGCAAGTttagaggccaaccgagcctcgagctcctcccTTTCCCTCGCTTGAGCCAAGCTTTTCTCCTTCAGGCTCTGAAGTTGACTTTCGGTCGATAACAACTGGGCCCGAGCATTCTCTCTCTCTGCAGCAAGGCGGTCCgtatttttttttccattttaaggACTACATCTTTATCTCATCAAACTCCTCGCGGAGTTTCCCAATCAACTCAAgattctgctgcagctgtgagactgAAAGATTAGCCATCATTCCAGTatcgagcccataggcttttaatagtatcattacctgctcggacAGATCGGTCTGATATTGGTGAGCTTTGGTCAACTCAGCTCGGAGATCCTTGATTTCCTCCCCTTTTTGCCCTAAGAGGAGTTTCGGGACATTCCTCTCCTCCGTAACCCGTTGGATATCAACCTCATATCGATGTAGCTCTGCTCGGGAtagagaacatgcttctcgataaGTTGCCACAGCCTATGATGGGAGAAGAAACaaagtgaaaaaagaaaaatagacatGAGAGATAATACCAATAAAATAAGTTAAGGTTTACCTGATCCAAATCTTGCCGCACTCCATGGAAAAAATCTGATGCCTCACTGTTACCGGCATCATCCTCGATGCCAGTAAAAAGACCACGGAAGGGATCGTCCCCTCATGAGGCATGTTTAgttcgagggcccccaaagcttgggatTCCCGAATCACCCCTTCAGAAAAAAGTAGGAAAGGTGGGCGAGTCTTCGATTGCTGCTACCCCAGGTGAGTCACTTGGGGAGTTTCCTTCGGTTCGAAGAGATTTGACAACAACCCCTTCAGATATAAAAGTGCTCATCCACTACGTCGTGCCTTACGTCAAGATGTGGTCATAGTCAGTCCCCAATCTGTTGGCTTCAATTGGAAACATCCTCGATCTGCAACGACTTTAGGAACTCTGCTCGAATCCTTCTCCGATATACCCTCGGTTTGAGCCGGAGCTGTataaaccaccatcgatccaCCTACCTGTGGAGCATCGGTGGTTTTCTTTGTTCGGGCCATCAACATGAactcctcatcttcttcttcttcatattcATCTCTTAGGTGTTGAACCGACTCTGAGGTCAAAGGGATGGTATTCTTCTTTGACTTACGAGTCGAACTTGCCTTTGATTTTGGATTCTCAGAAGTAGAGGCCCTTTTCCTCTTATTTCTCTTAGGCAGTTTGGAAGTTGGGATCGAGGTCTCTTCCTCGCCGGGCAGGGCCCTCAAAATTGCGTCTTTGTGTAGGCCTACACACGAGGAAATCGGTTAAGTATAAGGCGAATGTTTCATTCGAACTCCCAAAACATGAAAGataggcttaccatgattttcgGCTCCCATCTGCCCTTTGCCAGATCACGCCACGAACGTTCGACGTAAGAGGAGTTTGAAGCTAGAGCCAATACCTAGCTCTTAAGGTAGGGAATGGCGCCATGCATCCAAGGAATTGCTGCATCAGAAAAGGGATATTGgcaagaaaacaaacaaagaaacaaagcAATAGGGAATAAAATAGTAAAGTACACTCACGATTCATATTCCATTCTTCGAGGAATTGCATCTTTTCAGCAGGGATAAGGTCCaaagtcttcactcgaacaaacatgcccatccaacctcgatcatTATCCTTGTTTATACTCGAGAACAATACCTTGGTAGCCCGACGATGTAGTTTTATCGATCCGCCTCAAAAGAGGTAGGGACTATACAGTctaataagatgatcgagggtgaaaggcatcccctcgatcaTGTTTGCAAAGAAACGAACCAGAATAACGATCCGCTAAAAAGAAAGGATGAATCTGGCCTAGAGTTATTTGGTATTGCCAACAAAAGTCGATAATAATAGGGTCAAGAGGTCCTAACGTAAACGGGTAGGTATACATACTTAAgaacccttccacatgggtggtaATATCGTCGTCGGACGTCGGAATCACCACTTCCTTATTGCCCCAGTTACAATATGCCTTTAACTGTTCAAGTTGCTTTTTAGTTATCGAGCATAAATATCTCGATACCGGTTTGCATCGATCGGGAACAAGCATGCCTTTTTCAAGCTTGAAATCAGAGGTAAGAAGGCATGTTTTGGGAACACACTCCTCTGGCCGTAGCTCCGCCGGTGTTTTATTGGCGGCGGGCTGCGAAGAAGAGGCCTCTCCTTTCTAGGAACGGTCTTTgatgttttcaccatttttctCGAACttagaagaaaggaataaaaggGTGTATGATGTTTCAAAGGAATATTTTTTGTAGTGAAAAACACAGAAAGAAAATTTTGACCAGAGAATGTAAAGGTGATTAATGGTAGAAATATGTGATATTTATAGGTTAAGCGATGGCAGTTCAATCTCGGTAATGGCCGACCGCCACTTGACACGCTTTAAATTCCTCGATAAACAGAACCGACAGGACCGCTATCACATACATCATGATCAAACTCGATGCAGACGTCAGTGTACGTATAACCGTACCGGtggaaaatcatatcgtttctcgctaCATCAttttcgagaaacgaggggaTTATCTGTGTATGGTCAAAACCGATTAAGTCAGTCGTACGGACTGGTCGAGATGATAATACttcgatcaaagggtatctgCATGATGACAGGTCGAGGTCCGAAGTAAGGGCGTCAAGCTTCGAGCTCTAAGACCGATCAATGAcaagctcggtatcattatcaaGCTCATATCCAAATCTCCTACGAGGCAAAGCGGAGATTATCGAAGATGCATAGACCGACCAACACTCACCCCGAATATTGAGACTCCAAGTCAGAATCGAGATCGaaccaaggccgagggctcgatccaataccgagctcgagccagtatcgagctcacagacaagaccCGTTGCAACAgtactaggggagagaatctcggtgggaatcgaggaaaatataattcatcatgggttctccactatatattttttattatagataaagtaggatctctctactataaagagaggaatccttgtaagcataaAGGGATACATTGTAACAAAGACAACTTTAGAGGGATTAACACTTTTGGGCTCATTTACTTTGCCTTGTACATCAACATTTCCTTTTTATCTGCCTTATATTTCATTCCATTTGTCAAGAATACATATATTTCTATTTCCCTCtacaatttgtaccaagttatatcacgtgtccttagaaccatacacaaatttaactATATCCAATTTTTTGGATAAACATATCTAATGAACAGTGTATTCAAGCCTTATCTTGATCAATCGGTGGTGGTgtttattgataatattttaGTCTATTCCGATAATAGAGAAGATCATGATAAACATCTCCGGATTGTCATACAAATTCTGAAATGGAGCTAACTCTATGCAAAGCTTTCCAAATATGAATTTTGACTGAGTGAAGTGGTtgtttggggcatattgtatcagctcAAGGTATGAAGGTTGATCCTAGTAAGATTCAAGCTATTGTTGATTGTAACCCCCCTAAAACTCCAACTGAGATAAAAAATTTCTTGGGTTTAGCAGGATACTATAGGAGGTTCGTGAAAGGCTTCTCTATTATAACTTCTCTTTTGACTAAACTTTTGGGCAAAGACTCCAAGTTTGTGTGGGATGATAAGTGTCAAGAGAGCTTTGAAAATCTCAAATCCTTGTTGACACAAGCTCCAATACTTTTTTTGCCAGCTGAAGGGAAAGATTTTGTGATATACAGTGATGCATCTCATTGTGGCTTGGGTTGTGTTTAGATGCAAGAAGGGAAAGTAATTTCTTATGCCTCTCGAAGGTTGAAATCGCATGAGTTGAATTCTCCCACTCACGATCTTGAACTTGCTGCCAttgtttttgccttaaaaatttggaggcattacttgtacgggAAGAAGTGTCACATATTTACTGATCACACGAGTTTAAAGTACTTGGGTACACAAAAAGAGTTAAACTCGAGACAACGTAGATGGCTTGAACTCATCAAAGATTATGATTGCACGATTGATTatcatcctggtaaagccaatgtggttgcagatgcgttGAGTTGCAATTCCCTTGCAAGTTTAACTCTAAGTCCTTTGCCTCTGCCTCTTGAATTAAGAGCCATAAATTCTTGTCTTTTATTTAATTCTAATGGTTCTATCATTGCTAATTTGCAAGTCAAGCCAGTCTTACTTGAGCAGGTTCAAGAAGCGCAGAAGTTAGATGAGAAGCTTGTGAAACGGGTTGAAGAAgtccaaaatggaagaaaatcatattttatattgaagaaaaatggcaccttattttataaaaataggttgTGTGTTCCTAACGATGATGAATTAAAGAAGCATATCTTGATTGAAGCACATAGTTCACCTTATGCAATGCATCCTGGGGGTACTAAAATATACCGGACCATCAAGGAGCACTACTGTTAGAGTGGTATCAAGAAAGACATTGCAGAGTTCATTTCCAAATGCTTGATATGTCAacaaataaaagttgaacatcaaGTCCCAGCTGGTCTACTGCAACCCTTGTCAATACTTGAGTGAAAATGGGAAAGGATAATAATGGACCTTATTTCTGGACTTTTCCACACACTCAAAGGAATCATGATGCAATTTGCTTCACTGTAGATAGACTAACTAAGATGCTCATTTCTTGGCAATCAGCATGGACTACTCACTGCAACATTTGGCAGAATTATACATTAATGAGATTGTGAGGTTGCATGGAATCCCTGTTTCTATTGTGTCTGATAGAGATCCAAGGTTTACATCCAGATTTTGGTTTAGCTTGCAAGAAACTTTGGGTTCTAGGTTGAATTTTAGTACAACTCTCCATCCACAAACAGACTGCCAGTCTGAGAGTGTAATACAAATCTTGGTGGATATGCTTCGAGCCTGCATTATTGAGTTTGAGGGTAGTTGGGACAAACACTTAGCCctgatagaatttgcttacaataatagctaccaatcaagtATAGACATGCCtccttatgaagctttatatgggagaaaaTACATAACGCCTCTTTGTTGGAACGAGGTTGGTGAAAAAAAATTGGTGGGTCGTGAGATCGTTTAACAAACTAAAGATAAGGAAAAACATCAAGGATCGCTTAAAAATTGCCTCAGACAGACAAAAGTCTTATGCTGATCTTAAGATGCGTGAAATTGAGTATAAAGCGGGTGATAAGGTATTTTCAAAGGTTTCTCCATGGAAGAAGATTATGAGATTTGGCCAAAAAGGTAAACTTGGTTCACGATTTATTGGACCTTCTGAAGTGCTTGAAAGAGTTAGCCCAGTTACTTATAAACTAGCTCTTCCACCAGAGTTAGACAAGATTCACAACgtcttccatgtttctatgcttagAAGATACCGCtcagatccatctcatgttcttcCTATTGAATCTATTGAGGTCAATCCTGATTTGACATATGGAGAAGAACCAATCCAAATCTTAGCGAGTAAGTTAAAAGAGCTTAGAAACAAGAGCATCCCTTAGTAAAAGTTCTTTGGAAAAATCATCTGGCGAAGAAGCTACCTATGAACGAGAAGCGGATATGCGAGTTCAACATCCACATTTGTTTAGGGACTAGTATAAGGTAAAATTTCAGGACGGAATTTATTTAAGGGTGAGAGGGTTGTAACACCccaattttttactaatatttgtATTATCGATTGAGTATCTTTATAATGAGGAAATATTTTACTTCGCACTTCCTAAACGTGAAATTGACAATATATGAAAATTTCTTACtttaggttgtgttaatattAGCAAAGAAGTTCCATGGTGTTGCTGTgtgtaacacttaatattattttgatgaattgtTATTAAATACATTATATAATTAAGATTTTGGGCTGCCACCATtttgtatttatctaaagatATTTAGTAGGTTGGGCAGCCGCATTTTTCATATTTATCCAAAGTTTAGATATTACTTTGGTTGACTTGCTTTTCCATAACCTCCTCTCATATTTTATTCTTTCAAGACAAAGAAAACCCCTACCTTCTCTCCTTATTATCACCTGAAAAATTTCATGAAAACCATCATAAATCTCCACTAAACCAACCAGCAAAACTCGTTCTTGGTGAAGCTCAAGTTGCTCCTCTCTTTTGTGGTAAGTTACTAAACCCGTTTTTACACTAGACAACTATTAATGTTTTCTTCATATATTTTGTGTAGAGCTCCGTTTTAAGCGATCCAAGACTTTCTGGAAAGCTATTTCATATATCTATAATTCTTATTCaggaatcaaaatattttttttcctgtaTTTACCCGAAAAGGGATCATAAAGTACAGGCCAGGTGCTGCCcatatttttagttttaaaaatactccTTGTACTACTATTAGTAATTTTAGCATAACGTTTTGTAATAAACTGATATTGGGGTGATTCAAGATGTTCTGAAATGATAAGGCATATATCTACAACTGTAATGAAGACCATACAGACTTATTTGTCCTTTTTCATCTTCAAAACTGAGTCACAACATAAGATAGTGATACTGTCCagaatttctatttcaaatattttgggtaattttcaccaatatcatgtttagtttgacatgttaaatcactgaacttatatagatatttgattatgtatttaaggtatatatacCCTTGTAAAATCTAAGGGGAAGTGTTTGAGAAAGTGGACGGATTTGGTTTGTCTAAGGCGTAGACGATTCGAACGTCCTCAAGTTGTGGTTGACCTATTTTGTGGAAAAACaccaaggtttgtgtataaaatttgtactctttttacttgctggaatattttaaaataatctgatattttagttTTTTCTTGTTTTCAATTTATATCGATGTATTCGTGTTATATCAAGTATTGTAAGATATTCACTACATCGCCCACTCGTACGGATTACTTGATCGttttgcattcttgttgggactttatctttcttgtggcagtgactttgtcactcatcttggcatgcctcttgattcgtatcttttgccatcttgactttggatttgtaaTTCGTCTTAAATTATGAAACTTGTTCGTGTTAAGTACGAACTAGAAAGCCATTTTTTATATGGTTCTTGATTTTCTTGACTAttgggttttgaccctacttgatttggggCGTCGGCCCATCTTGATATCCGATTATGCTTAGTGTGATGCCATGACGTACATATTGGGCGAAAAATGAATATTTGGCAAACTCTCTTTGATTGAAAGTATACGTTTTCTCGACTCTTGTacattattattgatatttggaaacacttcaaggtttgatatttgacatttttGATATATTAGTtcacttattttaaattatgttaaatttAAGCTACCTATGACTCAAAAGGGGAATTGAAGAATTTAATGGCTCAAAGCCCAAAGTTtattgtcacaatccaaaattcccaccttcgggaccgtgatggcgcctaacatttcacttgctacgcaagccaatgttagaataatattagccatttttaaacaattttaaattaattaataacaaagaaaccaatatggaagtaaagtttgaaatgtAGTGATTAATCCATAAAAATAGTGATGTCTACATACCATCCCATAATTGGTGTCACAAAtgcacgagcttctaaaataatacaaataaagggtctaaataaaataaactgtctgaaaacaaacacacagctaaagtaaagtagtgagggacttcagaattgcggacgccgtgcagttatagcTCAAGTCTCTtctgggtagctgaaatccgaacaagtctatggtacgccgctgggaccaactccgaaacctgcacaagaagtgcagagtatagtattagtacaaccgaccccatgtactggtaagtgccgagcctaacctcgacgaagtagtgacgaggctaaggcaagtcacttacattaacatgtacgcaataatagtgacaaccacaataatagaattaaatcagataactcatttttaatagttgaagccaactcaacagtcataaccaattattatttcaaccaatttccgttgcagcgtacAATCTGTTCCCacaacatattcattttcaatcctctcgtATATTTATTTTAACcaagtatatatatacttttaaataagtttgttgcgcGCGTGCAATCctatcccccaatatagacttttaaataagtctgttgcggcgtacaatccgatcccccaatatagacttttaaataagtttgttgcggcgtgcaatccgattttccaatatatatatatatatatatatatatatatatatatatatatatatatattactttttatttctgttgcggcgtgcaacccgttcccccaatatattcCAACAACTCATAGATGTAATAAacattactccaataaataccacatccAATGAGAACTATTGAGCatcaaggcatacaataattataatttatttatgaacaaacaatggcaattaacaattaattgtaaaaatcgtggagaaaataggcagtttaacatttaatatgctaaatgtcaagtaacaattaagacacataaatcaaatatcATGTAACAATTATTGTACGAATTtcagaattaatatttgacaaagaataggagagaaacgattattataacaattaattcgtgtcttagaacaatttataattttcaaataattatgcaaacaattaatttgatgacgtatagacactcgtcacctcgcctatacgtcgttcacatgcatttcacataacaaataatttaagggttctattccctcaagtcaaggttaaccacgatacttacctcgctttgcaatttcaatcaattactcgaccacacatttttattttaaatttgactccaaaagcttcaaatttattcacaaaaaattcgatatactcaatacaaatcgtagtattaattccatatgaatttactaattttccgaataaaatccgaaatttactTTAAAATTTGAAAGTGGGGCCAACATCTCAAATAtcagaaaaacttacgaaatacgaacacccattcagaGATGAGTCCAACcttacaaaaattatcaaattccgatgtcaattggaccttcaaatcttaaattttcgtttttggaagattttataaaaatatgatttatCTCCCAAAatttcatggattcatgataaaaatgagtatggaatcatgaaatataattaatataggataaggaacacttaccccaatatttttccgtgaaaatcgcccaagaatcgccttacccgagctcaaaaatgaaa
Proteins encoded in this window:
- the LOC142171700 gene encoding putative mitochondrial protein AtMg00860 — its product is MKVDPSKIQAIVDCNPPKTPTEIKNFLGLAGYYRRFVKGFSIITSLLTKLLGKDSKFVWDDKCQESFENLKSLLTQAPILFLPAEGKDFVIYSDASHCGLGCV